From the genome of Clarias gariepinus isolate MV-2021 ecotype Netherlands chromosome 28, CGAR_prim_01v2, whole genome shotgun sequence, one region includes:
- the LOC128515574 gene encoding serine/arginine repetitive matrix protein 2: MPLTGDERVCPEFQPNIFDSSRCHECLRLKHLHTPTHTPAQVNPVSESSSSREEKEQSTQDESDDVSVLSAGSLCILSPDCDLYVCDGDVSQDPDEELTFDSQCEGDSSSSVSSSSEEVEDFFSLSCSRMTRLDPPSHRNNPRMWMEEARSRDTFNRRSSVPHVSSKVAQDRESGYFSLGRATGARTLSDKSPSPHRHAERGHPLPSNRTLEPKAAIPFRNPDLGVPSQRRTSEIQNPDLAPVELNLSPEPVDLSIEVEAQAGPRSLSPTPFKQAESLASAKKKEFRASNSSSSQFGNFLSSKQDSGFSRSSSPSRSSSPFKRTESVSSLSSRGYGRDSVSERRDQQSHNLNRTSFGRSAEAEPIRKNFKTFANTVSAIGSGTKSQSSPYADLRAGLRKTDPPSGQSTKIQSPSPARRSHDVAGQSLLRKTETKNISSSQKKCEIRNSSPARNSGQSMLRKVVEGWRSASPVRKGYGTASQQEKNLVSNGWSHNTTSSSPSRRNFEASSLSLHKSETKRHSPQLMRSNDVLTKQSSLNKTGSELSSYSRSPSPSKRGYDPPGQSRFHKPESSSYSRSSRSPHNRSPSPSKQDYDPPGQSRFQKPESSSYSGSNRSPCNRSPSTSKRDYDPPGQSRFLKPEGSSYSGSNRSPHNRSPSPSKQDYDPLGQSRFLKTESSSYSGSNRSPRNRSPSTSKRDYDPPGQSRFLKPESSSYSGSNRSPHNRSLSPSKQDYDPPGQSRFLKPESSSYSGLNRSPHNRNLSPSKQDYDPPGQSRFLKPESSSYSGLNRSPHNRNLSPSKQGYDPPDQSHFKSECSNCSKSGWGQAILHKTVSESRIESASYMGKSSNSSTAGSWRGSTHSLNSPPISRNSSPSRKNRESKLAGVQKSTHVSWSTGDRRQGRDNHGPSNRRRSPSPMTRSHTSSQSSIDSVMSSGSSGLNREEYAIMADLPKVKKVLHRASPNQMEGTERGNRDETSLYKPASHSHTKPAHITWDDMMDQRGNPLPTHTPSHTQENKMEQEKSERVQQNTPSLQ; this comes from the exons ATGCCCCTCACTGGTGATGAGCGTGTGTGTCCCGAGTTCCAGCCCAACATCTTCGATTCGTCACGCTGCCACGAGTGTCTTCGTCTTAAACActtgcacacacccacacacacacctgcacaggtGAATCCGGTCAGcgagagcagcagcagcagagaaGAGAAGGAACAGAGCACTCAG GACGAGTCTGACGATGTGTCGGTGCTGAGCGCTGGCTCTCTGTGTATCCTCAGTCCTGACTGTGACCTTTACGTATGTGACGGAGACGTGAGCCAAGACCCAGACGAAGAACTCACCTttgacag tcaGTGTGAAGGTGACTCGTCCTCCAGCGTCTCTTCTTCTTCTGAAGAAGTGGAAGACTTCTTCTCTCTTTCATGCAGCAGGATGACACGTCTGGATCCACCGTCACACCGGAACAATCCACGCATGTGGATGGAGGAAGCACGCAGTCGAGACACCTTCAACCGCCGCTCCTCCGTCCCACACG TAAGTTCAAAGGTTGCTCAAGATCGGGAAAGTGGATATTTCTCTCTAGGTCGTGCAACTGGTGCTCGGACATTAAGTGACAAAAGTCCTTCTCCTCATCGGCATGCTGAACGTGGACATCCTTTACCAAGCAACCGAACACTTGAGCCCAAGGCTGCCATTCCATTTCGAAATCCAGACCTTGGTGTACCTTCACAGAGAAGAACCTCTGAGATCCAGAATCCAGATCTGGCACCAGTCGAACTGAACTTATCTCCAGAACCTGTGGACCTCAGCATTGAAGTCGAGGCTCAGGCAGGTCCGAGATCTTTAAGTCCCACGCCATTCAAGCAGGCAGAATCATTagcatcagcaaaaaaaaaagagtttagaGCCTCGAATTCTTCTTCCAGTCAATTCGGAAATTTCTTGTCCTCCAAACAGGATTCAGGCTTTTCTCGCTCGTCATCTCCATCCAGAAGTTCCTCCCCTTTCAAAAGGACAGAGTCTGTGTCCTCACTATCATCTCGTGGCTATGGGAGGGACAGTGTTTCAGAGAGGCGAGATCAACAATCCCACAACCTGAATCGGACGTCATTTGGTCGTTCAGCTGAAGCTGAACCCATTCggaaaaactttaaaacttttgctAACACTGTGAGTGCCATTGGTAGTGGCACTAAGTCACAGTCAAGCCCTTATGCTGACCTGAGAGCAGGGTTAAGGAAGACAGATCCCCCTAGTGGGCAAAGCACTAAAATTCAAAGTCCCTCCCCTGCAAGGCGGAGCCATGATGTAGCTGGCCAGTCACTTCTCCGTAAAACGGagacaaaaaacatttcaagtAGTCAAAAGAAATGTGAAATTCGAAACTCTTCACCAGCCAGGAATAGCGGTCAGTCCATGTTGCGTAAAGTGGTTGAAGGCTGGCGTAGCGCTTCACCTGTAAGAAAGGGCTATGGGACGGCCAgccaacaagaaaaaaatcttgtttCAAATGGTTGGAGTCATAACACCACAAGCTCCTCACCTTCAAGAAGGAACTTTGAGGCTAGCAGCCTGTCACTGCATAAATCCGAGACCAAGAGACACTCCCCCCAATTAATGCGGAGCAACGATGTACTTACTAAACAATCATCTTTAAACAAAACTGGATCAGAGCTATCTTCCTATAGCCGAAGTCCATCTCCCTCAAAAAGGGGTTACGACCCTCCTGGGCAATCACGTTTTCACAAACCAGAGAGCAGCAGTTATTCTAGATCAAGTAGATCTCCACATAACCGAAGTCCGTCCCCTTCAAAGCAGGATTACGACCCTCCTGGCCAATCACGTTTTCAAAAACCAGAGAGCAGCAGTTATTCTGGATCAAACAGATCTCCTTGTAACCGAAGTCCATCCACTTCAAAACGAGATTATGACCCTCCAGGCCAATCACGTTTTCTCAAACCAGAGGGCAGCAGTTATTCTGGATCAAACAGATCTCCACATAACCGAAGTCCGTCCCCTTCAAAGCAGGATTATGACCCTCTTGGCCAATCACGCTTTCTCAAAACAGAGAGCAGCAGTTATTCTGGATCAAACAGATCTCCTCGTAACCGAAGTCCATCCACTTCAAAACGGGATTACGACCCTCCTGGCCAATCACGCTTTCTCAAACCAGAGAGCAGCAGTTATTCTGGATCAAACAGATCTCCACATAACCGAAGTCTGTCCCCTTCAAAGCAGGATTACGACCCTCCTGGCCAATCACGCTTTCTCAAACCAGAGAGCAGCAGTTATTCTGGATTAAACAGATCTCCACATAACCGAAATCTGTCCCCTTCGAAGCAGGATTACGACCCTCCTGGCCAATCACGCTTTCTCAAACCAGAGAGCAGCAGTTATTCTGGATTAAACAGATCTCCACATAACCGAAATCTGTCCCCTTCGAAGCAAGGTTATGATCCTCCTGACCAGTCACATTTTAAATCAGAGTGCAGCAACTGTTCTAAAAGTGGATGGGGCCAGGCTATATTACACAAAACTGTCAGTGAATCCAGGATTGAGTCTGCATCCTACATGGGGAAATCATCTAACAGCAGCACAGCAGGGTCATGGCGAGGCTCCACACACTCTCTAAACAGCCCACCGATATCTCGAAACTCCTCTCCTTCCAGGAAGAACAGAGAAAGCAAGCTTGCAGGTGTTCAGAAATCGACCCATGTTTCCTGGAGTACCGGAGACAGGAGGCAGGGTCGGGATAATCACGGCCCCTCCAACCGGAGGAGAAGCCCCTCCCCCATGACGAGAAGCCACACTTCTTCTCAGAGCTCGATAGATTCAGTTATGTCGAGCGGCTCGTCTGGTCTAAACCGAGAAGAATATGCCATTATGGCTGACCTTCCAAAGGTCAAGAAGGTTCTCCACAGGGCGAGCCCCAACCAGATGGAGGGGACGGAGAGAGGAAACAGAGACGAAACCTCATTATATAAACCagccag CCACTCCCACACTAAACCTGCCCACATCACCTGGGACGACATGATGGATCAGCGAGGAAATCCCTTGCCAACACACACTccgtcacacacacag GAAAATAAGATGGAGCAGGAGAAGAGCGAGAGAGTTCAACAG aacacgccgtctctgcagtaa
- the nol12 gene encoding nucleolar protein 12, with protein sequence MGKQRKHGPNKSGSKFKPGFKSRQSKCVVMFDDKDRHEFLTGFHKRKVERRKAAVEEIKNKLREEQKRVREERHKEYLKMLKERKEALEDADELDDVITSTSESLQYDHPNHTVTVTTISDLDLSGTRLLESLTNHRAAGGSDDEGGKGEEEKKVEALPRKAGNPLLSKKIQSLSASLHSFTKQKKKSKGKMDIRGRGQQGDRKSSVAAGNKHRLGKTTKKQRRRRTGRKDRSQD encoded by the exons ATGGGGAAACAGAGGAAACATGGGCCGAATAAATCCGGATCTAAGTTTAAACCCGGGTTTAAGAGCAGACAGAGTAAATGTGTGGTGATGTTCGATGATAAAGACAGACA tgagttCCTCACAGGGTTCCACAAGAGGAAGGTGGAGAGGCGTAAAGCAGCAGTGGAGGAGATAAAGAACAAACTGAGGGAGGAGCAGAAACGAGTCCGAGAGgag AGACATAAAGAGTACCTGAAGATGCTGAAGGAGAGAAAGGAGGCACTTG AAGATGCAGATGAACTGGATGATGTCATCACCTCGACCTCAGAGTCACTGCAGTACGATCACCCCAACCACACGGTTACCGTGACGACCATCAGCGACCTCGACCTGTCCGGCACCCGACTGCTGGAGTCTCTGACCAATCAT CGGGCAGCAGGGGGGAGTGATGATGAAGGTGGAAAAGgtgaggaggagaagaaagtGGAAGCCTTGCCCAGGAAAGCTGGAAATCCTCTCCTGTCCAAAAA gaTCCAGTCTCTCTCAGCATCGCTCCACTCCTTCActaaacagaagaagaagagtaAAGGTAAAATGGACATCAGGGGCCGGGGTCAACAGGGGGACAGGAAGTCGTCGGTTGCCGCTGGAAACAAGCATCGCCTGGGGAAAACGACAAAGAAGCAGCGGCGCCGCAGAACGGGTCGGAAGGACCGGAGTCAGGACTGA
- the LOC128515974 gene encoding chromosome alignment-maintaining phosphoprotein 1-like, giving the protein MGGSHCCIVGCSNRTGGGVSLHTFPKDPGLRARWIKSIKSVRTGFSPSRWRGPSQYSSASSHLVCSSHFPLECFTLTTRTNWRLGLDYRPTLRDDAVPTLFGRNVRAPNSDLPESVRPVNRRGEVQGLCPDLRTMTHSEGKHASVSRTAQVLKETEDPEPQMLSIAAVKRRTVSSGTQCPYCRYRCGSKFSFQIHVGSQHPLHCEDTCVGRLGKVVFYQRTAKLFHCHICFFTSKDYAVVFEHLLARHCLTFRKNKGNELTSEINPDSKDASENQEQEASSEDSLKRKRGSVSSCEDEDEDTNSTQAANEEQAVALETYSENSSALYHDCTFCKQRCRSKGSLLRHVSLKHNVPKPHSCKECSETFMLESLLTHHINLQHRRSLYQCPYCVFESSLQGLHQHLSQCRAGQGNEDKGDIGTDGQE; this is encoded by the exons ATGGGCGGGTCCCACTGCTGCATCGTGGGCTGCAGTAACAGGACAGGGGGCGGAGTCAGCCTGCACACGTTCCCCAAGGACCCGGGACTCCGCGCGCGCTGGATCAAATCCATCAAGTCCGTCAGGACGGGGTTCTCACCGAGCCGGTGGAGGGGTCCGTCCCAGTACAGCTCGGCCAGTTCACACTTGGTGTGTTCGAGTCACTTCCCTCTGGAGTGTTTCACCCTCACCACTCGAACAAACTGGAGACTGGGGCTGGACTACAGGCCCACGCTGAGGGACGACGCCGTGCCCACGCTGTTCGGGAGGAACGTCCGAGCGCCCAACAGCGACCTGCCCGAGTCCGTTAGACCAGTTAACAGGAGGGGGGAAGTGCAGGGGCTATGTCCTGATCTCAGG acAATGACCCACAGCGAGGGTAAACATGCCTCAGTCAGTAGGACGGCTCAAGTTCTCAAAGAGACTGAAGACCCTGAACCTCAGATGTTATCCATAGCAGCTGTAAAGCGTCGGACCGTGAGCTCTGGAACTCAGTGTCCGTACTGCCGCTACAGATGCGGCTCCAAGTTCTCTTTCCAAATCCACGTTGGCTCTCAGCACCCGCTGCACTGTGAGGACACGTGCGTGGGCCGTTTGGGTAAAGTAGTTTTTTACCAGCGCACAGCCAAACTCTTCCACTGTCACATCTGCTTCTTCACATCCAAGGACTACGCTGTGGTGTTCGAGCACCTGCTGGCAAGGCACTGCCTCACTTTTAGGAAAAATAAAGGCAATGAACTCACCAGTGAGATAAATCCTGATAGCAAAGATGCTTCAGAAAATCAAGAACAAGAAGCGTCCAGCGAGGACTCTCTGAAAAGGAAGCGAGGCTCAGTGTCCAGCTGTGAAGATGAGGATGAAGACACGAACAGCACTCAAGCAGCCAATGAGGAGCAAGCAGTCGCTCTTGAGACCTACTCCGAGAACTCCAGTGCCCTTTATCATGACTGCACATTCTGCAAACAGCGCTGTAGGAGTAAAGGCTCATTACTGCGCCACGTCAGCCTTAAACACAACGTCCCTAAACCACACTCGTGCAAAGAGTGCAGCGAAACCTTCATGCTGGAAAGTCTCCTGACCCACCACATCAATCTGCAACACCGGCGCAGCCTCTACCAGTGTCCCTACTGTGTGTTCGAGTCCAGTCTTCAGGGCCTCCATCAGCACCTCAGTCAGTGCCGAGCCGGGCAGGGCAATGAGGACAAAGGAGACATAGGGACTGACGGACAGGAATGA